The Anopheles merus strain MAF unplaced genomic scaffold, AmerM5.1 LNR4000048, whole genome shotgun sequence genome contains a region encoding:
- the LOC121601253 gene encoding uncharacterized protein LOC121601253, producing the protein MDKKIKSAQHKKLVAVENIKALERFKQNFKPENVGEIPEVMEGLEQHRQDFFAAVAKLEEYDDTSDAIQACITDRIDMEERCRRLKSFLRENQRKEANSLNDSLLANSTLAFGRPNTSNIRFPKIELPTFDGDSTKWLSFRDRFVAMIDASAELPPIAKLQYLLSSLKGDAAVPFEHVTLTTEKYSVTWAALLKRYDNSRMLIREYWRRLHFLPAIATESVDGLTSLVDEFVRYVNGLQKLHEPVDSWDTPLSNMLLMKLDNETILAWERHSVHKKKDKYSELIEFLQDRIQILKSSQRISCDRIVVPIKVAGAYRPTAPRRSVTNAASVQRNTPVSSTIQQVSCPLQCADHHLVRNCPVFLAKNTQERREIARSKGLCWNCLSCSHQVRSCKSEYSCRSCKERHHTLLHQPTQQPTVALSAQSDDDMVFLETAIVFIVDDYGEKHEARALLDSGSMSNFISDTLARKLMTPRTRVNVSVSGIGTSRQQIKGSTTAIVRSRNLQFTTSLEFLILDTPSADIPTSPINVSSWNIPDVTLADPTYHIPGKVDVVIGGDTFWELHTGRKQSLGSGLPWLVETQFGWAVAGNTTYSSQQHRVCNMATSDSPLEAILTRFWESETIFDEPALSLEEDMCERHFISTTTRDPSGRYVVRLPQNPNSNIVLGESKAIADRRLLAVERRLKSNPAMKEEYSNFMSEYERLGHMKQLTEPVDDSCEHYYLPHHAVLKESSTTTKVRVVFDASCKTSSGYSLNDKLLVGPVIQDDLFTIIVRFRSHAVALSADVEKMYRQILHDSRDTEYLRIRYRGIYGTSCAPFLATRTLKQIALDHKMQYPRAVDPVLHDFYVDDLLTEADELADAIEMQR; encoded by the coding sequence ATGGACAAGAAGATAAAATCTGCTCAGCACAAAAAACTTGTCGCAGTGGAAAACATTAAGGCGCTGGAGCGCTTTAAGCAGAACTTCAAACCCGAAAATGTAGGTGAAATCCCGGAGGTTATGGAGGGTTTGGAGCAACACAGACAGGACTTTTTTGCCGCGGTGGCAAAGCTGGAAGAGTATGACGACACCAGTGATGCGATTCAAGCCTGTATTACTGACAGGATCGATATGGAAGAGCGCTGCCGGCGGCTAAAATCGTTCCTTAGAGAAAACCAGCGGAAGGAAGCCAATTCGCTCAACGACTCCTTATTGGCAAACTCAACCCTAGCGTTTGGACGgccaaacacatcaaacatacGTTTTCCCAAAATCGAATTACCAACGTTCGACGGTGATTCGACAAAGTGGTTGTCATTCCGCGATCGCTTTGTCGCGATGATTGACGCAAGTGCCGAGCTGCCGCCAATTGCAAAACTGCAGTACTTACTTTCGTCCCTGAAAGGTGACGCTGCGGTTCCCTTCGAACATGTTACTCTGACCACGGAAAAATATTCTGTTACCTGGGCTGCGCTGCTTAAGCGATACGACAACTCACGGATGCTCATTCGCGAGTACTGGCGACGGCTACATTTCCTACCTGCGATTGCAACAGAAAGTGTCGATGGCTTGACGTCGTTGGTAGATGAATTCGTGCGATATGTGAATGGGTTGCAGAAGCTGCATGAACCTGTCGACTCATGGGACACGCCTTTGTCCAACATGTTGCTGATGAAGCTGGACAATGAGACCATTCTGGCGTGGGAAAGGCATTCTGTGCATAAGAAAAAGGATAAGTACAGCGAGTTGATCGAATTCCTGCAAGACCGAATCCAAATCCTAAAATCGAGCCAGAGAATCTCGTGCGATCGGATTGTGGTTCCGATCAAGGTGGCCGGGGCATATCGGCCCACCGCACCACGGCGGTCGGTAACCAACGCTGCTTCTGTGCAAAGGAATACTCCCGTTTCATCGACCATTCAACAAGTGAGCTGTCCATTGCAGTGTGCAGATCATCACCTGGTTCGAAATTGCCCGGTATTTTTAGCCAAAAATACTCAGGAGCGGCGGGAAATCGCACGGTCAAAGGGATTGTGCTGGAATTGTCTCAGTTGTTCCCATCAAGTGAGATCGTGCAAATCCGAGTATTCTTGCCGTTCGTGCAAGGAACGGCATCATACGCTGCTTCATCAACCAACACAACAACCTACAGTCGCTTTGTCAGCCCAATCAGATGATGATATGGTGTTTCTCGAGACGGCTATTGTGTTTATCGTAGACGATTATGGAGAGAAGCATGAGGCACGGGCGCTTCTGGATTCGGGCTCCATGTCCAACTTCATTTCGGATACGTTAGCTCGGAAGCTCATGACACCTCGAACGAGAGTTAATGTATCAGTGTCTGGCATCGGAACTTCAAGGCAGCAGATAAAGGGTTCGACCACGGCGATCGTTCGTTCAAGGAACCTTCAATTCACCACCTCATTGGAGTTTCTGATCCTGGATACACCCTCGGCGGACATTCCCACCTCACCAATCAACGTGTCTTCGTGGAACATCCCGGATGTAACGCTAGCAGACCCCACGTATCATATCCCAGGCAAGGTCGATGTGGTCATCGGTGGCGATACGTTCTGGGAGCTGCATACCGGACGTAAGCAATCTCTCGGTTCGGGTCTGCCATGGTTGGTAGAAACGCAGTTTGGATGGGCGGTAGCAGGAAATACAACGTATTCGTCTCAACAACATCGGGTGTGTAATATGGCAACGAGCGACAGTCCGTTGGAAGCCATATTGACGCGGTTCTGGGAGAGCGAGACCATCTTCGACGAACCCGCTCTATCTCTGGAGGAAGACATGTGTGAACGTCATTTCATCTCTACTACAACCAGAGACCCATCTGGCAGGTATGTCGTACGTTTACCACAAAATCCTAATTCGAATATCGTTTTAGGAGAATCGAAAGCAATCGCTGATCGTCGTCTCCTAGCGGTGGAACGGCGGCTCAAGTCTAACCCTGCAATGAAGGAGGAGTATAGTAATTTCATGTCGGAGTATGAGCGCTTAGGGCACATGAAACAACTCACCGAGCCGGTGGACGATTCGTGTGAACACTACTATCTTCCTCATCACGCGGTGCTTAAGGAATCGAGCACAACCACCAAGGTCAGGGTAGTCTTTGACGCGTCGTGCAAGACATCTTCTGGCTACTCCTTGAACGACAAACTCCTGGTTGGGCCGGTGATCCAAGACGATCTGTTCACCATCATCGTTCGTTTCCGGTCTCACGCAGTCGCACTCTCAGCAGACGTTGAGAAAATGTATCGCCAAATTCTCCACGATTCTCGCGACACTGAATACCTGCGCATTCGGTATAGAGGCATATATGGCACGTCTTGCGCACCCTTCCTAGCAACAAGAACGCTAAAGCAGATCGCTCTCGATCACAAGATGCAATACCCCCGAGCAGTGGATCCTGTATTGCACGATTTTTATGTGGATGACCTGCTAACGGAAGCAGACGAGTTGGCAGACGCAATTGAAATGCAAAGGTAG
- the LOC121601252 gene encoding uncharacterized protein K02A2.6-like, translating into MLYGRHFTLQTDHQPLLKVFGSKKGIPVYTANRLQRYALTLLLYDFEIKHISTMNFGYADFLSRLMSSQRRPDKDYVIAAVYVESEVKAILEDSINNLPVTHQMIVAETRKDAVLQQVISYINEGWPASVKLITDPDVKKFFVRREGLQVVDNCVMFGDRIVVPSKFRKRIVRQLHRGHPGMERMKSLARSYIYWPNVDDDVAQFVRQCDACAEAAKAPTKATLESWPLPDRPWQRVHVDFAGPIDGHHYFIHHHDNNIGPAS; encoded by the exons ATGCTGTACGGACGTCATTTCACTCTCCAAACCGATCATCAACCGTTGCTCAAAGTTTTCGGCTCGAAAAAAGGAATACCAGTTTACACAGCCAATCGTCTGCAACGATATGCTTTGACACTTCTCCTGTATGACTTCGAGATCAAGCACATCTCGACGATGAATTTCGGCTACGCAGACTTCCTGTCCCGGCTGATGTCATCACAGCGCAGACCAGATAAGGATTACGTCATAGCTGCCGTCTATGTCGAATCCGAAGTAAAGGCGATTCTCGAAGACTCCATCAACAATCTGCCAGTCACACATCAGATGATTGTGGCTGAGACACGTAAGGATGCTGTTCTGCAGCAAGTGATTAGTTACATCAATGAAGGATGGCCAGCAAGCGTGAAGCTAATCACCGATCCTGATGTGAAGAAGTTCTTCGTCAGACGTGAGGGACTTCAAGTCGTCGATAACTGCGTCATGTTCGGCGATCGAATCGTCGTTCCATCAAAATTCCGGAAGCGAATTGTCCGCCAGCTACATCGTGGGCACCCAGGAATGGAGCGGATGAAGTCTCTGGCTCGCAGCTACATTTACTGGCCGAATGTTGACGACGATGTGGCGCAATTCGTTCGTCAGTGCGATGCATGTGCTGAAGCAGCGAAGGCTCCGACGAAAGCAACCCTGGAATCATGGCCTCTTCCGGACCGGCCGTGGCAACGAGTACACGTCGATTTCGCTGGCCCAATCGACGGACATCACTATTTC ATCCATCACCACGACAACAACATTGGACCTGCTTCGTGA